In one Novosphingobium humi genomic region, the following are encoded:
- the tnpC gene encoding IS66 family transposase — MPADPAELRAFAAALLARAAASEQALAAERTAHDETREKLEVAQNSILLTALQIEKFKVQLARLRRMKFGQSSERMALQADQLELTLEDLEAEHAHAECVVEGHVPDDAPTKATPRKPRRAPLPDHLPRDEVMHPAPDADGCSACGGTMGKLGEDVTEVLEYVPGRFCVTRHVRPKLSCDRCDAISQAPAPGLPVPRGRAGPGLLAHVIVSKFADHLPLYRQSQIYAREGVEISRSTMADWLGQASWLLQPLVDKIADHVMASVKLHADDTPVPVLAPGTGKTATGRLWVYLRDNRRWDISDRPAALFRYSPDRKGERPREHLKTFAGYLQADAYAGFERLYAPDREQGRITPVACWAHARRKLHDVFKADEHSVASQGLDMIRDLYAIERQITDVPAEQRHQARAVSKAKALDFFAWADDVLSRASARSPLAEALRYAVKLKPQLLAYTDDGRLEIDNNPAENALRGICLGRKNWLFAGADCGGERAAAMYSLLETAKLNGVNPQEWLANVLDRVGKGHPINRIDELLPWNWA, encoded by the coding sequence CTGCCTGCCGATCCTGCAGAGTTGCGCGCTTTTGCCGCCGCCCTGCTCGCGCGTGCGGCGGCTTCGGAGCAGGCGCTGGCCGCCGAGCGAACCGCCCATGACGAGACCCGCGAGAAGCTGGAGGTGGCGCAAAACTCGATTCTGCTGACCGCGCTGCAGATCGAGAAGTTCAAGGTTCAGTTGGCCCGTCTTCGGCGCATGAAGTTCGGCCAATCCTCCGAGCGCATGGCGCTTCAGGCCGATCAGCTTGAACTGACGCTGGAAGACCTTGAAGCCGAGCATGCCCATGCCGAGTGCGTGGTCGAAGGCCACGTGCCCGATGATGCGCCCACCAAGGCTACCCCACGCAAGCCGCGCCGTGCGCCATTGCCCGACCATCTTCCCCGCGACGAGGTGATGCACCCCGCGCCGGATGCCGACGGCTGCTCTGCCTGTGGCGGCACGATGGGCAAGCTGGGCGAGGACGTGACCGAGGTGCTGGAATATGTCCCCGGCCGCTTCTGCGTTACCCGCCATGTTCGGCCCAAGCTTTCCTGCGATCGCTGTGACGCCATCAGCCAGGCCCCGGCTCCGGGGCTTCCCGTGCCGCGTGGTCGCGCCGGTCCGGGCTTGCTCGCCCACGTCATCGTCTCGAAGTTTGCCGACCACCTGCCGCTTTATCGCCAATCGCAGATCTATGCCCGCGAAGGCGTGGAGATCAGCCGCTCAACCATGGCCGACTGGCTGGGGCAGGCAAGCTGGCTGCTGCAACCGCTGGTCGACAAGATCGCGGATCACGTCATGGCCAGCGTCAAACTTCATGCCGACGACACACCCGTTCCCGTGCTGGCGCCGGGGACCGGGAAGACCGCCACCGGCAGGCTGTGGGTCTATCTGCGCGACAACCGACGATGGGACATATCGGACAGGCCGGCAGCACTGTTTCGCTATAGCCCTGATCGCAAGGGCGAGCGGCCACGCGAGCACCTCAAGACATTCGCGGGTTACCTGCAGGCCGATGCCTATGCCGGTTTCGAACGGCTCTATGCGCCAGACCGCGAGCAGGGCCGCATCACGCCCGTCGCCTGCTGGGCGCATGCCCGTCGTAAGCTGCATGACGTTTTCAAGGCAGATGAGCATTCAGTGGCCAGCCAAGGGCTGGACATGATCCGCGATCTTTACGCCATCGAGCGCCAGATTACCGATGTGCCGGCGGAACAACGGCATCAAGCCCGCGCGGTTTCCAAAGCCAAGGCGCTGGATTTCTTCGCATGGGCCGATGACGTGCTGTCCAGGGCCTCGGCCCGCTCACCTCTGGCCGAGGCGCTGCGCTATGCCGTGAAGCTCAAGCCCCAATTGCTCGCCTACACTGATGACGGCAGGCTGGAGATCGACAATAATCCGGCGGAGAATGCCCTGAGAGGGATATGCCTGGGCCGCAAAAATTGGCTTTTTGCCGGTGCCGACTGCGGCGGTGAGCGTGCGGCTGCCATGTATTCCCTGCTGGAAACAGCCAAGCTCAATGGCGTCAATCCGCAGGAGTGGCTGGCCAACGTGCTCGACCGCGTCGGCAAGGGACATCCCATCAACCGGATCGACGAACTGCTGCCGTGGAATTGGGCTTAG
- a CDS encoding helix-turn-helix domain-containing protein has product MQNDRIQLFVESNRERLQQLTSRQQDCLRLVAKGYLTKEIAAMLGISESRVYKHVLSACRHLGVQNRGEAGRVFAEWEAQTSPSAGGQSMGAHFLDLSKPTDSAFSDPVSKDTDDTIIVDALPAQQQDIHSVAVLRPAMLDLVPLRLNGRKANDLSASRTLIVIAAVTVGIIVTVGSAVSLLSGLSSLLRP; this is encoded by the coding sequence ATGCAAAATGACCGCATTCAGCTGTTCGTGGAAAGCAACAGGGAACGATTGCAGCAACTGACTTCGCGTCAGCAGGATTGCCTGCGCCTGGTTGCCAAGGGGTATCTCACCAAGGAAATTGCGGCCATGCTCGGCATCTCAGAGAGCCGGGTCTATAAGCATGTCCTGTCCGCCTGCCGCCATCTTGGGGTGCAGAACCGCGGCGAAGCCGGCCGGGTGTTTGCCGAATGGGAGGCACAAACCTCCCCTTCTGCAGGGGGGCAGTCAATGGGCGCCCATTTTCTGGACCTTTCCAAACCGACCGATTCAGCATTCTCTGATCCCGTCTCGAAAGACACGGACGACACCATCATCGTCGACGCCCTGCCGGCTCAGCAACAGGACATACATTCCGTTGCTGTTCTCAGGCCGGCAATGCTCGATCTGGTGCCGCTCCGTCTGAACGGGAGAAAAGCCAATGATCTGAGTGCGAGTAGAACCCTCATCGTCATCGCAGCCGTGACCGTCGGTATCATCGTTACGGTCGGTTCTGCTGTATCGCTGCTTTCCGGGCTGAGCAGTCTGCTTCGCCCATAG
- a CDS encoding IS110 family transposase has protein sequence MGHSTEVFVGIDVAKSRNAVAVADGERGGEVRYLGELPATPEAMRRMVQRLASRHQQMHFCYEAGPTGYGLYRQITSMGYPCTVIAPSLIPKRAGDRVKTNRRDAIELAKLLRAGELTAVWVPDESHEAVRDLIRARTAGVEILRVHRQQVSALLLKHGLSYPGKKTWGARHLKWLQEQRFDHPAHQIALQEMVDAVRVAKERVARLEKAIEEFLPQWELEPVVRALQALRGIDLIVAVTFVTEIGDMRRFDNPRQLMAYIGLVPSERSTGDTVRRGGITKAGNTRMRQLLVESAWSYRYAPKVGARKLYLLEKTVPAVREIAWKAQSRLSARYRSLTARGKKSTVVCTAVARELVGFMWAAARQVQPT, from the coding sequence GTGGGACATTCTACAGAGGTTTTCGTCGGAATCGATGTCGCAAAATCGCGGAATGCTGTGGCGGTCGCGGATGGAGAGCGTGGAGGGGAGGTCCGCTATTTGGGCGAGTTGCCCGCCACGCCCGAGGCGATGCGACGGATGGTGCAGCGTTTGGCAAGCCGACATCAGCAGATGCATTTTTGCTACGAGGCGGGCCCGACAGGCTATGGCTTGTACCGGCAGATTACATCCATGGGCTATCCATGCACTGTGATCGCCCCCTCACTCATTCCCAAACGTGCCGGGGACCGGGTTAAAACGAACCGGCGCGACGCGATTGAACTGGCAAAGTTATTGCGCGCCGGCGAGCTGACAGCGGTTTGGGTACCAGACGAAAGCCATGAAGCGGTACGCGATTTGATACGGGCTCGCACCGCCGGTGTCGAAATTTTGCGCGTGCATCGCCAACAGGTCAGCGCATTGCTGCTGAAGCATGGCTTGAGCTATCCTGGCAAAAAGACATGGGGGGCGAGGCATCTCAAATGGCTGCAAGAGCAACGGTTTGATCACCCAGCGCATCAGATTGCACTGCAGGAAATGGTTGATGCTGTGCGTGTGGCGAAAGAGCGCGTTGCCCGCCTTGAGAAGGCGATCGAAGAGTTCCTCCCTCAGTGGGAATTGGAGCCGGTCGTGCGCGCCCTGCAAGCATTGAGGGGCATTGATCTCATTGTAGCCGTCACTTTCGTGACAGAAATCGGCGACATGCGTCGCTTCGATAATCCTCGGCAACTTATGGCCTACATTGGGTTGGTGCCCAGCGAACGGTCCACGGGCGATACGGTAAGGCGGGGAGGCATCACCAAGGCTGGTAATACCCGAATGCGTCAGTTGCTGGTCGAGAGTGCCTGGAGTTACCGCTACGCGCCCAAAGTGGGGGCGAGAAAGCTCTATCTGTTGGAGAAAACGGTGCCTGCGGTGCGCGAAATCGCCTGGAAGGCCCAGAGCCGCCTGTCCGCTCGCTACCGCTCTCTCACCGCCAGAGGCAAGAAAAGTACTGTAGTATGTACCGCAGTTGCAAGGGAACTGGTCGGCTTCATGTGGGCAGCCGCCCGCCAGGTTCAGCCGACCTGA
- a CDS encoding AbrB/MazE/SpoVT family DNA-binding domain-containing protein — MTVMSNSNDVQPASLWSASSRALVCRAFLRVEKVILESLGPLLSARQYVALLFEVYLAEIEGKTLYQACLSTDEIVSKPHRRSARLAQLGALTREPSLEDHRRTDLQLTWNSRAALDRVIDTIVAASAEIAIAFRQDRGDETDLLRGMPSWYHLPISTRSGTMGMNIARGKVIAGGRIALPAEMRRALGLQNGDTVLFELQGDEVRIRPARSALKRVQERLKAFAPTEGFVSEELIAQRRVEAARDR; from the coding sequence ATGACGGTGATGTCGAACTCGAATGACGTCCAGCCCGCAAGCCTTTGGTCGGCAAGCTCACGCGCGCTGGTATGCCGGGCCTTCCTGCGGGTCGAGAAGGTCATCCTCGAAAGCCTGGGGCCGCTGCTTTCCGCAAGGCAATATGTTGCGCTCCTCTTCGAGGTCTATCTCGCCGAAATCGAGGGGAAGACGCTCTATCAGGCCTGCCTGTCGACCGATGAAATCGTGTCGAAGCCGCATCGCCGCTCGGCCAGACTGGCTCAACTGGGAGCCCTCACTCGCGAGCCCAGTCTCGAGGATCATCGCCGAACGGATCTCCAGCTCACATGGAACAGCCGGGCCGCCCTCGACCGCGTGATCGACACGATTGTTGCCGCGAGCGCCGAAATCGCAATCGCCTTCCGTCAAGATCGGGGAGACGAGACCGACTTGCTACGAGGTATGCCATCATGGTACCATTTGCCAATCAGTACTCGATCCGGGACGATGGGCATGAACATCGCACGAGGTAAAGTCATTGCCGGTGGGCGTATCGCCCTGCCCGCAGAAATGCGTCGGGCTCTCGGCTTGCAAAATGGCGATACGGTCCTTTTTGAATTGCAGGGTGATGAGGTACGCATCCGACCGGCCAGGTCCGCACTCAAGCGGGTTCAGGAGCGGCTAAAGGCCTTTGCCCCGACGGAAGGGTTCGTGTCGGAGGAACTGATCGCCCAGCGACGCGTTGAGGCAGCGCGTGACCGATAG
- a CDS encoding ParB/RepB/Spo0J family partition protein, producing MSKSIIFLPAANLAKSPVNVRKRTDPRADAELEASIASHGLLQNLVAVPVARKKGQYRITAGGRRLDAIHRLIEKSLLPADYEVPVQILSNAKDGREISLAENFDRLQMNPAEECRAFRDLLEVEGRAPAEIAKRFGIEERFVLGRLRLANLAEPIFDALEGDEITLDIAKAYATTADTGRQIAVWELLRNSYSRDNVNEIRRSLNGYSYRASDPKALLVGRDAYIAAGGRVEDADLFSTAADERWIDTHILDELAEARLAAEAELIRQREGIGEVRIVTGQRIPYMETYALEPITGVAAPLTDEEENRKQEIEQEITVIEQLYEDADYEPEADDEARYTSLQDELAAIVERVPVVAPEQKASALAYIMLGADGTPHVHHQLYVAPVTEDEGDGAEDGNEDDGDEEPVDGTQDADTTEDDRPAISQRLRDMLAMMKTELLAVHVASDPAFALDLGTFIMVDRECRYAAYDIPSELRASAAPRLLGDFKPETSAAAEWTRLDEALDRSWASHKAIEERYDAFCALDEEARSAWFGWAIARTLHAVPEDRHGAGFLNHLGRKLGIDVAAWWRPTALTYFDKLTKPGILALFEEIGGADLRVRYSGSKKHDLAASAERLFSGNVVVEHDYLKRALAWLPDGMRFGPAEVDGEALMPDDMELMAAPDEAASADDADFEQAA from the coding sequence ATGTCTAAGTCCATCATCTTCCTACCGGCAGCCAATCTTGCCAAATCGCCGGTCAATGTGCGCAAGCGGACCGATCCCCGCGCCGATGCGGAACTGGAAGCCAGCATCGCCAGCCACGGTCTTTTGCAGAATCTGGTGGCTGTGCCAGTCGCGCGCAAGAAGGGGCAATATCGGATCACGGCGGGCGGGCGCCGGCTCGATGCCATTCACCGCCTTATCGAAAAATCCCTGCTTCCAGCCGATTACGAGGTTCCCGTTCAAATCCTGTCCAACGCCAAAGACGGGCGCGAGATCAGCCTTGCTGAAAATTTTGATCGCTTGCAGATGAACCCGGCCGAGGAATGCCGGGCCTTTCGTGATCTGCTCGAAGTCGAGGGCCGCGCCCCGGCCGAGATCGCCAAACGTTTCGGTATCGAAGAGCGCTTCGTCCTTGGGCGCCTGCGTCTCGCCAATCTGGCCGAACCGATCTTTGACGCGCTCGAAGGTGACGAGATCACCCTCGATATTGCCAAGGCCTATGCAACGACCGCCGATACAGGCCGTCAGATCGCCGTCTGGGAACTGCTGCGCAACAGCTATTCGCGCGATAACGTCAATGAAATCAGGCGCTCGCTCAACGGATACAGCTACCGCGCGAGCGATCCCAAGGCGCTGCTGGTGGGCCGGGATGCCTATATCGCCGCCGGCGGGCGCGTCGAGGATGCGGATCTGTTCTCGACCGCCGCCGACGAGCGTTGGATCGATACCCATATCCTTGATGAACTGGCCGAGGCCCGGCTTGCCGCCGAGGCTGAACTGATCCGGCAGCGCGAAGGGATCGGCGAGGTTCGCATCGTTACCGGCCAGCGTATCCCCTATATGGAGACCTATGCGCTCGAGCCGATCACAGGGGTTGCTGCACCGCTGACGGATGAGGAAGAAAACCGCAAGCAGGAGATCGAGCAGGAAATTACCGTGATCGAGCAGCTTTACGAGGACGCGGATTATGAGCCCGAGGCCGACGATGAAGCGCGCTACACCTCGCTTCAGGACGAACTGGCCGCGATCGTCGAGCGGGTTCCGGTGGTTGCCCCCGAGCAGAAGGCCTCCGCGCTGGCCTATATCATGCTCGGCGCCGACGGAACGCCGCATGTGCATCACCAGCTCTATGTTGCGCCGGTTACCGAAGACGAAGGTGATGGCGCCGAGGACGGCAACGAGGACGACGGCGATGAAGAACCGGTCGATGGGACTCAGGATGCTGACACCACCGAGGATGATCGGCCTGCCATCAGCCAGCGCCTGCGCGACATGCTGGCCATGATGAAGACCGAACTGCTGGCCGTCCATGTGGCAAGTGACCCGGCCTTCGCGCTCGATCTGGGCACGTTCATCATGGTGGACCGGGAATGCCGCTATGCGGCCTATGACATTCCGAGTGAGCTTCGGGCATCCGCCGCGCCTCGGCTTCTTGGCGATTTCAAGCCGGAAACATCGGCCGCTGCTGAATGGACCAGACTGGATGAGGCGCTTGATCGTAGCTGGGCCTCGCATAAGGCCATTGAGGAGCGTTATGATGCCTTTTGCGCCCTTGATGAGGAGGCGCGATCCGCCTGGTTCGGTTGGGCCATCGCCCGCACCCTCCATGCTGTTCCCGAGGACCGCCATGGTGCCGGCTTTCTCAATCATCTTGGCCGCAAACTTGGCATTGACGTGGCCGCCTGGTGGCGACCGACGGCGCTCACCTATTTCGACAAGCTGACCAAGCCGGGTATCCTTGCCCTCTTCGAAGAGATCGGCGGCGCAGACCTGCGTGTCCGTTACTCCGGTTCGAAAAAGCATGACCTCGCCGCATCGGCCGAGCGGCTGTTCAGCGGAAATGTCGTGGTCGAACACGATTACCTCAAGCGCGCCCTTGCATGGCTTCCCGACGGCATGCGCTTTGGCCCGGCAGAGGTTGATGGCGAGGCGCTGATGCCTGACGACATGGAGCTGATGGCGGCGCCTGATGAGGCTGCGAGCGCCGACGACGCAGACTTCGAGCAGGCTGCCTGA
- a CDS encoding type II toxin-antitoxin system VapC family toxin, which yields MTDSALIPTFVLDASALLCLLFDEPGADRVEARLTRALVSAVNYHEVLAKLTDRGVEAAEAKAMLAELDIDVIAVDRDQADIGGEIHPLVRGVGLGLGERSCLALARSRQAVAVTADRLWGDLDIGVSIEVVR from the coding sequence GTGACCGATAGCGCCCTCATTCCCACATTTGTCCTTGATGCCTCGGCGCTGCTTTGCCTGCTGTTCGACGAGCCCGGAGCCGATCGGGTTGAAGCCCGCTTGACCCGCGCCTTGGTATCGGCTGTGAATTACCATGAAGTGCTGGCCAAGCTGACGGATCGCGGCGTCGAAGCAGCCGAAGCCAAAGCGATGTTGGCAGAGCTCGATATCGACGTCATCGCGGTGGACCGCGATCAGGCCGATATTGGCGGGGAGATCCATCCGCTGGTCCGCGGTGTAGGACTGGGTCTGGGGGAGCGCTCCTGCCTCGCTCTGGCGCGATCACGTCAGGCCGTTGCCGTCACGGCAGATCGGCTCTGGGGAGATCTCGACATCGGGGTTTCTATCGAGGTGGTGCGGTGA
- a CDS encoding type II toxin-antitoxin system prevent-host-death family antitoxin, whose protein sequence is MTVSFLSSRDFNRDPARAKRAAKQGPVFVTERSKPALVVLSIEEYERLAGQGRSLADMLMPAEDLDFPMAFPKAMPGFRPAEFD, encoded by the coding sequence GTGACCGTGTCCTTTCTTTCTTCCCGCGATTTCAATCGTGATCCCGCGCGCGCCAAGCGTGCGGCAAAACAAGGCCCAGTCTTTGTGACCGAGCGTAGTAAGCCTGCGCTCGTCGTGCTCAGCATCGAGGAATATGAGCGTCTTGCCGGTCAGGGCCGGTCGCTTGCCGATATGCTGATGCCGGCCGAGGATCTCGACTTCCCGATGGCATTTCCCAAAGCCATGCCGGGCTTTAGACCGGCTGAATTCGACTGA
- a CDS encoding HU family DNA-binding protein, translating to MNNAELAEAVAGANGLTKADARKLVDAVFGVIADAAANGDEIALSGFGKFKVKETPEREGRNPSTGETITIKASKKLGFTPAKAVKDRLNG from the coding sequence ATGAACAATGCCGAACTCGCCGAAGCCGTCGCCGGGGCCAATGGGCTGACCAAGGCCGACGCGCGCAAGCTGGTCGATGCCGTGTTTGGGGTGATCGCCGATGCGGCTGCCAATGGCGACGAGATCGCGCTCAGCGGTTTTGGAAAGTTCAAGGTCAAGGAAACGCCGGAGCGTGAAGGCCGCAATCCCTCGACCGGCGAGACTATCACGATCAAGGCTTCGAAGAAGCTGGGCTTCACGCCCGCCAAGGCCGTCAAGGACCGCCTCAACGGCTAA
- a CDS encoding type II toxin-antitoxin system VapC family toxin, with product MFLLDTNVISESRKLHSGKADENVVRWLRATSPAQTFLSVFTVFELELGVRLKERQDAAQGQALRRWLETTVLPGFADRVLEPGADVARRCAALHVPDPASERDAWIAATALEHGLTVVTRNVADFERTGVALLNPWE from the coding sequence ATGTTCCTGCTCGACACCAATGTGATTTCTGAAAGCCGAAAACTGCATTCGGGCAAGGCAGACGAGAATGTGGTCCGATGGCTTCGGGCGACCTCACCGGCACAGACCTTCCTTTCCGTATTCACGGTTTTTGAACTGGAACTGGGCGTTCGGCTGAAGGAGAGACAGGATGCCGCACAGGGTCAGGCACTGCGGCGCTGGCTCGAAACCACAGTTCTGCCGGGGTTTGCCGACAGGGTGCTCGAACCCGGCGCGGATGTTGCCCGGCGTTGCGCGGCGCTGCATGTGCCAGATCCTGCCAGTGAGCGCGATGCCTGGATCGCCGCAACGGCGCTGGAGCATGGGCTTACCGTCGTGACGCGCAATGTCGCGGATTTTGAACGTACAGGCGTGGCGCTGCTCAATCCTTGGGAATGA
- a CDS encoding sigma factor-like helix-turn-helix DNA-binding protein: MTTFELLTLLREIGAAMAIHQPQRPDSKAQLWSELQSRLETVLGRFEGEPHPAIAVARSKVDETLPFRIDADERIVEEAKNAVWVRGWMRVDSQDIEANLALRIDKLGRAIEALSTIRQAVFLAHARDALLYDAIADRLGIALADVQRELAAALALIDAAVNED, translated from the coding sequence ATGACCACCTTTGAACTGCTTACACTGTTGCGCGAAATTGGCGCGGCCATGGCTATCCATCAACCCCAACGGCCGGACAGCAAAGCGCAGCTATGGTCAGAGCTGCAATCGCGTCTTGAAACCGTTCTTGGCCGCTTCGAGGGCGAGCCGCATCCTGCCATCGCGGTTGCGCGAAGTAAGGTGGATGAAACATTGCCTTTTCGGATCGATGCTGACGAACGAATCGTCGAAGAGGCAAAAAATGCGGTCTGGGTCAGGGGCTGGATGCGGGTCGATTCGCAGGACATCGAGGCGAATCTGGCCTTGAGGATCGATAAATTGGGCCGGGCCATCGAAGCTCTTTCGACGATCAGGCAGGCGGTTTTTCTCGCCCATGCTCGCGATGCGTTGCTCTACGATGCCATTGCAGATCGCCTCGGGATTGCCCTTGCCGATGTCCAGCGCGAACTTGCGGCTGCCCTGGCGTTGATCGATGCCGCCGTCAACGAGGACTGA
- a CDS encoding suppressor of fused domain protein: protein MGLEAVWKIREEETYPALFGPVSRGIFPLTQDLFTNQFNQTDIDPRWLFYGVFEFAPTTERPSWLYVTSGYSNPWDQDPAEYDPAGESGAGVEFTFSVSEQGDWAIQTLQRMLAFDLLLGAGRFPGGDRMSLHDRIPLRAPINGQPNCQVRNLMLVEREDGPQEFTLPSGEVILVGFTGITDAELTFAKEHGSPALIEKLRTASYHPVTDPNRNSLVL from the coding sequence GTGGGCCTTGAAGCTGTTTGGAAGATTCGGGAGGAAGAAACTTATCCAGCTCTGTTTGGTCCCGTAAGCCGAGGTATCTTCCCCCTTACTCAAGATCTGTTCACGAACCAATTTAACCAGACTGATATTGACCCAAGATGGCTGTTTTACGGCGTTTTCGAGTTTGCTCCTACGACCGAGCGCCCGTCATGGCTCTATGTGACATCGGGCTACTCCAATCCGTGGGATCAAGATCCTGCTGAATATGATCCAGCAGGAGAGTCTGGTGCCGGAGTAGAATTCACATTCTCCGTGTCGGAACAGGGTGATTGGGCGATCCAAACCTTGCAGCGAATGCTCGCATTTGACCTTCTTCTTGGCGCAGGTCGCTTTCCAGGGGGTGATCGGATGTCTCTGCACGATCGCATTCCACTGCGTGCCCCAATCAACGGCCAGCCAAATTGTCAGGTGCGAAATCTCATGCTTGTCGAACGGGAGGATGGACCGCAGGAGTTCACCCTTCCGTCAGGGGAAGTCATTCTCGTCGGCTTCACTGGGATAACCGATGCCGAGCTGACATTCGCAAAGGAGCACGGTTCGCCGGCCCTGATCGAGAAATTACGGACTGCCAGCTACCATCCAGTCACAGATCCAAACCGCAATTCGTTGGTTCTTTAG
- a CDS encoding nucleotidyltransferase domain-containing protein yields the protein MRSDLNHLPAVKQRELDRVVEILFQGFREATQEAIGRRKSARILKVILFGSYARGDWVDAPFDANQYTSDYDILVIVNQKELTDRAEYWEETEQRLFDAYHVEKVIRTPINFIVHSLQQVNDGLSHGRLLFMEIAKDGVILYQSDDRLLAEPKPKTPEQAYLAAKDYFEDKFTGAMRWYEGAEFYQNKGYFGNAAFLLHQATENLYKCMLLTLTFYAPRNPNIVFLRGIAEGLERSLFDAWPRGTHAQRAMYQKLKDAYRKAQHSKHFDISPEELNWLRERIQVLGQKVQEICIAHIAKLRQAAEV from the coding sequence ATGCGCAGTGACCTCAATCATCTTCCGGCCGTCAAACAGCGCGAACTCGACCGCGTGGTAGAGATCCTGTTTCAGGGCTTTCGCGAAGCAACGCAGGAAGCGATCGGGCGCCGCAAATCAGCCCGGATCCTGAAGGTCATCCTGTTCGGCTCCTATGCCCGGGGCGATTGGGTCGATGCGCCCTTCGACGCAAACCAATATACCTCCGACTATGACATTCTGGTGATCGTTAATCAGAAGGAACTAACGGATCGCGCGGAATATTGGGAGGAAACCGAGCAACGGCTGTTTGACGCCTATCATGTCGAAAAGGTCATTCGCACGCCGATCAATTTCATTGTCCATTCGCTCCAGCAGGTGAATGATGGCCTATCCCATGGCCGACTTCTGTTCATGGAGATCGCAAAGGACGGGGTAATCCTCTACCAGTCCGATGATCGCTTGCTTGCGGAACCCAAGCCCAAAACACCTGAGCAGGCCTACCTCGCCGCCAAGGACTATTTTGAAGACAAGTTTACCGGGGCTATGCGGTGGTACGAAGGCGCTGAATTTTATCAGAACAAAGGCTATTTCGGTAACGCTGCCTTCCTTCTCCATCAGGCAACCGAAAACCTGTATAAATGTATGCTGCTGACGCTGACATTTTATGCCCCTCGTAATCCCAATATCGTGTTCTTGCGGGGCATTGCCGAAGGGCTGGAACGGAGCCTGTTCGACGCTTGGCCTCGCGGTACACATGCGCAGCGGGCGATGTATCAAAAGCTGAAGGACGCATACAGGAAGGCCCAGCATTCAAAGCATTTCGATATTTCTCCGGAGGAATTGAACTGGCTCCGGGAGCGGATTCAAGTGCTGGGGCAGAAAGTTCAGGAGATCTGCATCGCTCATATCGCAAAGCTCAGACAGGCAGCTGAAGTTTGA
- a CDS encoding DUF7146 domain-containing protein has protein sequence MSDRSLLLDAHGAQLVKELGGLWQNGQGLCLCPAHDDHNPSLSIRVGERALLFKCFAGCDTANVLRAIRRIHLPLPDSRLPEPSMKAKRVEATPGVVKRLWDGSLPLIGSLAQAYLCNRLLRPPWHDLRYNARTPLGRGRAVVFRPAMIAAVREGNRITAVHRTFIEPGTASKARDLATSRMMLGRPGRGAVQLALAASLLGLAEGIETALAAMQLHGIPVWATLGTERAGHLLLPQGLDRLILLFDRDAAGLEADRQARLAYQRPGLEIESLWPPAPHNDWAEVLLARSQMA, from the coding sequence ATGTCCGACAGGTCTCTCCTGCTCGACGCGCATGGCGCGCAATTGGTCAAGGAACTGGGCGGCCTGTGGCAAAACGGGCAGGGGCTCTGCCTGTGCCCCGCGCATGACGACCATAACCCCAGCCTTTCGATCCGGGTCGGCGAACGTGCCTTGCTCTTCAAATGCTTTGCCGGTTGCGACACCGCCAATGTGCTGCGTGCGATCCGACGGATACATTTGCCCTTGCCGGACAGCCGCCTTCCCGAGCCATCCATGAAGGCCAAGCGGGTCGAGGCGACGCCGGGCGTGGTAAAACGGCTATGGGACGGCTCCCTTCCGCTGATCGGAAGCCTGGCGCAGGCCTATCTGTGCAACCGCCTGCTCAGGCCGCCCTGGCATGACCTGCGTTACAATGCGCGCACGCCGCTGGGCCGGGGTAGGGCCGTTGTTTTTCGTCCGGCCATGATCGCAGCTGTAAGGGAGGGCAATCGGATCACGGCGGTTCACCGCACCTTTATCGAGCCTGGAACGGCGTCAAAAGCGAGGGATCTCGCCACCTCTCGGATGATGCTCGGACGTCCCGGTCGCGGCGCGGTTCAGCTTGCACTGGCGGCCTCGTTGCTGGGGCTGGCGGAAGGCATAGAAACCGCGCTCGCGGCCATGCAACTTCATGGCATACCGGTTTGGGCGACGCTTGGCACCGAACGGGCAGGCCATCTATTGCTGCCACAAGGGCTCGATCGCCTCATACTCTTGTTCGACCGCGATGCAGCGGGCCTGGAGGCTGACCGGCAGGCGCGCCTTGCTTACCAGCGCCCGGGTCTGGAAATCGAGAGCTTATGGCCGCCGGCGCCGCACAACGATTGGGCGGAGGTTTTGCTGGCCAGATCTCAGATGGCCTGA